From the genome of Glycine max cultivar Williams 82 chromosome 2, Glycine_max_v4.0, whole genome shotgun sequence, one region includes:
- the LOC100816922 gene encoding transcription initiation factor TFIID subunit 9 produces MADKDEELAMPRDAKIVKSLMKSMGVEDYEPRVVHKFLDLWYRYIVDVLTDAQVYSEHADKSEIDCDDIKLAIQSKLNFSFSQPPPREVLLELAHNRNKIPLPKTIAGPVIPLPPDQDTLISPNYMFAIPNQRPAEPPIEETEDEEDTNTIPNPSQEEQIVMQQNSPQRVSFPLPKRQND; encoded by the exons ATGGCAGATAAAGATGAAGAGCTGGCTATGCCAAGGGATGCAAAGATTGTGAAGTCTTTGATGAAATCAATGGGCGTGGAGGACTATGAACCTCGTGTTGTACACAAGTTTCTTGATTTATGGTATCGCTATATTGTTGACGTGTTAACGGATGCTCAAGTGTATTCAGAGCATGCAGACAAGTCTGAAATCGACTGTGATGATATTAAGCTTGCTATTCAATCCAAGCTTAACTTCAGTTTCTCGCAACCACCCCCTCGTGAG GTGCTTCTGGAGTTGGCTCATAACCGCAACAAGATACCATTGCCAAAGACTATAGCTGGACCTGTTATCCCGCTTCCACCTGATCAGGACACATTAATCAGTCCCAATTACATGTTTGCAATTCCAAACCAAAGGCCTGCTGAACCTCCTATAGAAGAAACAGAGGATGAAGAAGATACTAATACTATTCCCAACCCCTCCCAGGAAGAGCAGATAGTCATGCAACAGAATTCACCTCAAAGAGTATCATTTCCCCTGCCCAAACGCCAAAACGATTAA
- the LOC100801274 gene encoding G2/mitotic-specific cyclin S13-7 — translation MAARLEQQQQQQQPINVGEVKQKNMGGEGRNNRRVLQDIGNLVGKQGHGNGINLSKPVTRNFRAQLLANAQEKNKKSSTEANNGAVVATDGDGVGNFVPARKVEAAKKTKEEPEVIVISSDDESEEKPAAKGKKEREKSARKNAKAFSSVLSARSKAACGLPRDLLVSIDATDMDNELAAAEYIDDIYKFYKETEEEGCVHDYMGSQPDINAKMRSILVDWLIEVHRKFELMPETLYLTLNIVDRFLSVKAVPRRELQLVGISSMLIASKYEEIWAPEVNDFECISDNAYVSQQVLMMEKTILRKLEWYLTVPTPYHFLVRYIKASTPSDKEMENMVFFLAELGLMHYPTAILYRPSLIAAAAVFAARCTLGRSPFWTSTLKHYTGYSEEQLRDCAKIMVNLHAAAPGSKLRAVYKKFCNSDLSAVALLSPAKENCLEQA, via the exons ATGGCCGCCAGATTggaacaacagcaacaacaacaacaacccatcaatg TTGGTGAGGTTAAGCAGAAGAACATGGGTGGTGAAGGCAGAAACAACAGAAGGGTGCTTCAGGATATTGGGAATCTCGTGGGTAAACAAGGCCATGGAAATGGAATTAACTTGTCTAAGCCTGTCACAag gaACTTTCGTGCTCAATTATTGGCCAATGCACAAGAGAAGAACAAG AAATCAAGCACTGAAGCGAACAATGGAGCAGTGGTAGCAACTGATGGGGATGGTGTTGGGAATTTTGTTCCTGCTAGAAAGGTAGAAGCAGCTAAGAAGACAAAAGAAGAACCTGAAGTGATTGTCATTAGCTCTGATGATGAATCAGAAGAAAAGCCAGCTGCGAAGGGAAAAAAGGAAAGGGAAAAATCTGCTAGGAAGAATGCCAAAGCCTTCAGTTCAGTCCTCTCTGCTAGAAGCAAG GCTGCTTGTGGACTTCCAAGGGATTTGTTGGTGAGCATTGATGCAACTGACATGGACAATGAATTGGCGGCAGCCGAGTACATCGATGATATCTACAAATTTTACAAAGAGACTGAA GAAGAGGGTTGTGTGCATGACTACATGGGTTCGCAGCCAGATATTAATGCCAAGATGAGATCAATCCTTGTGGACTGGTTGATAGAAGTGCATAGGAAGTTTGAGCTCATGCCAGAAACTCTATATTTGACCTTGAACATTGTCGATCGATTCCTATCTGTGAAGGCTGTGCCTAGGAGGGAGCTTCAGCTGGTTGGCATCAGCTCAATGCTGATAGCCTCGAAATATGAAGAGATATGGGCACCGGAG GTTAATGACTTTGAGTGCATATCAGACAATGCTTATGTTAGTCAACAAGTGTTGATGATGGAGAAAACAATCCTTAGGAAGCTTGAATGGTACTTAACAGTTCCAACACCCTATCACTTCTTGGTTAGGTATATCAAAGCTTCCACTCCATCGGACAAAGAG ATGGAGAACATGGTGTTTTTTCTTGCTGAACTTGGATTGATGCATTATCCTACTGCAATCCTGTATCGCCCTTCTCTGATCGCTGCTGCTGCCGTGTTTGCGGCTCGATGTACCCTTGGAAGGAGCCCTTTCTGGACAAGCACTTTGAAGCACTACACAGGCTACTCTGAGGAGCAACTGAG GGATTGCGCCAAAATCATGGTCAACCTTCATGCTGCCGCTCCAGGAAGTAAGCTTAGGGCAGTTTACAAGAAATTCTGTAACTCGGATCTTTCTGCTGTTGCTCTTCTTTCTCCAGCAAAGGAGAACTGTCTTGAACAAGCTTAG
- the LOC100499721 gene encoding uncharacterized protein LOC100499721 precursor (The RefSeq protein has 1 substitution compared to this genomic sequence): MERGRRSSSFGPMSSTVPCFLLLLFCLSGSAEAYKNYTVGDSLGWFDNTEKSNVNYQKWADSKEFSLGDFLIFNSDTNHSVVQTYNFTTYKECDYDDAQDKDTTQWSASDPSNTQTHPVTVAVPLVKEGMTYFFSGDYDGDQCRSGQHFKINVTYGQGLPKSLKSPEDAPSPASPVAGDDDSAPDTIVPSNFSHPKEENDDDKASDDQKSSSSVSILMHAQLHIVLLGILLFLF; encoded by the exons ATGGAACggggaagaagaagcagctctTTTGGCCCTATGTCCTCAACTGTCCCTTGTTTTCTCCTCCTTTTGTTCTGTCTCTCAGGATCTGCTGAGGCCTACAAGAATTATACAGTTGGAGACTCTTTAGGATGGTTTGACAATACTGAGAAGTCCAATGTCAATTACCAGAAGTGGGCTGACAGTAAAGAATTCAGCTTGGGAGATTTCCTCA TTTTCAACTCGGACACTAACCACTCAGTGGTTCAGACATACAATTTCACCACATACAAAGAATGTGACTATGATGATGCACAAGACAAGGACACAACCCAATGGTCAGCTTCTGATCCATCCAACACCCAAACACATCCTGTGACAGTGGCTGTTCCTTTGGTGAAGGAAGGCATGACATACTTCTTCTCAGGTGATTATGATGGTGACCAATGCAAGAGTGGACAACACTTCAAAATAAATGTGACCTATGGACAAGGGTTGCCAAAGAGTCTTAAATCCCCAGAAGATGCTCCATCTCCTGCTAGTCCTGTTGCTGGAGATGATGATTCAGCACCAGACACTATTGTTCCTTCCAATTTCAGTCACCccaaagaagaaaatgatgacgACAAAGCTAGTGACGACCAGAAATCTAGTAGTTCTGTTTCAATTTTAATGCATGCACAACTTCACATTGTCTTATTAGGGATACTACTTTTCTTGTTTTAA